A region from the Rosa rugosa chromosome 6, drRosRugo1.1, whole genome shotgun sequence genome encodes:
- the LOC133715037 gene encoding scarecrow-like protein 6 produces the protein MKAMPLPFEEFQGKGVLDFSSDSSDLLASPPPQGHHQQPQKWKENCYVGSTEPTSVLDTRRSPSPPTSSSTLSSSHGSGGGSGSTDTTTTTGVAAAAPAENKPFEAGLEEAKCGPPLGMEDWESVLSESPGQEQSILRLMMSDIEDPSLGLNKLLQSGVGSHQDFGFHDVVEDQGYGAFEEHNTGSLNLGMSSIANPSLQATSCSEIPFNGSNATVFSASVNNLFPGSLPPGLFQQQQQLVEPLDEKPQIFNPHMVMNQNQAQFNQNPAMFMPLTYSQLQDHHFLSPPQAKRHNSGGFGPSYPGQRVPFLNPGQELMARVQQQQQQQQHQQQLPLLPQHLQHRPVMLAAKDKMVNNLEGDKELMNNHQLHQAIVDQLVNAAELIETGNPLLAQGILARLNQQLSPIGKPFQRAAFYFKEALELLLNMNNSHSSANLSPFSLIYKIAAYKSFSEISPVLQFANFTCNQVILESVEGFNRVHVIDFDIGYGGQWASFMQEVALRNGGSPPSLKITAFVCSSMHDEFELAFTQENLKNFACELNLAFELEIVSIEALSSGSWPLPLHGSEGVAVAVNLPIASFLNSRLSLPLVLRFVKQLSPKIVVSLERGSDRTDIPFPHQIIQAVHCYSSLLESLDAVNANLDALQKIERYLLQPSIEKIVMGCHLSPKRTPTPSWRTLFLSSGFSPLTFSNFTESQAECLVQRTPVGGFHVEKRQSSLVLCWQRKDLISASGWRC, from the coding sequence ATGAAGGCCATGCCCCTACCCTTTGAGGAGTTTCAAGGGAAGGGGGTGTTAGATTTCTCATCTGATTCTTCAGATTTGTTAGCTTCACCACCACCACAGGGTCACCATCAACAACCACAAAAGTGGAAGGAGAATTGCTATGTGGGCAGCACTGAGCCCACTTCTGTTCTCGATACCCGAAGAAGCCCAAGCCCTCCTACATCCTCTTCAACTCTGTCTTCTTCTCACGGCAGCGGCGGTGGAAGTGGGTCTACAGATACCACCACTACCACCGGCGTGGCGGCTGCGGCTCCGGCAGAAAACAAGCCATTTGAAGCAGGTCTAGAGGAAGCAAAATGTGGACCACCACTTGGAATGGAGGACTGGGAGAGTGTGCTGTCTGAGTCACCAGGTCAAGAGCAGTCCATTCTTAGGTTGATGATGAGTGACATTGAAGACCCATCTCTTGGATTGAACAAGCTGTTGCAGAGTGGGGTTGGTTCTCATCAAGATTTTGGGTTTCATGATGTGGTGGAGGATCAAGGTTATGGCGCCTTTGAAGAACACAATACAGGGAGTTTGAATTTGGGGATGAGCAGCATTGCTAACCCTTCTCTGCAAGCAACATCTTGTTCTGAAATTCCTTTCAATGGCTCAAATGCTACCGTTTTCTCTGCTTCAGTGAACAATCTGTTCCCAGGTTCACTACCTCCTGGTTTGTTCCAACAGCAACAACAATTGGTTGAGCCTTTGGATGAGAAGCCACAAATTTTCAATCCACATATGGTGATGAATCAAAACCAAGCTCAGTTTAATCAAAATCCTGCGATGTTTATGCCACTGACGTATTCCCAATTGCAAGACCACCACTTCCTTTCCCCACCTCAGGCAAAAAGGCATAATTCCGGTGGCTTTGGACCCAGTTACCCGGGCCAGAGAGTGCCGTTTTTGAATCCGGGTCAAGAGCTAATGGCTCGGgtacagcagcagcagcagcagcaacaacatcAGCAGCAGCTTCCGTTGCTTCCACAACATCTCCAACACAGGCCAGTAATGTTAGCCGCGAAGGACAAAATGGTGAACAATCTGGAAGGGGATAAAGAATTGATGAACAACCACCAGCTTCATCAAGCGATAGTTGACCAGCTTGTCAATGCAGCAGAGCTGATCGAAACAGGCAATCCGTTACTCGCGCAAGGGATATTGGCGCGGCTCAATCAACAGCTCTCTCCTATTGGTAAGCCTTTTCAAAGGGCTGCTTTCTATTTCAAGGAGGCCTTGGAATTACTACTTAACATGAACAACTCTCACTCTTCTGCTAATTTGTCACCTTTTAGCCTCATTTACAAGATTGCTGCATATAAATCGTTCTCTGAAATCTCACCAGTTCTCCAATTTGCCAACTTTACTTGCAACCAAGTCATCCTTGAATCTGTGGAAGGCTTTAATCGTGTCCATGTTATCGATTTTGATATTGGCTATGGTGGGCAATGGGCTTCTTTTATGCAAGAGGTGGCTTTAAGAAATGGTGGTTCGCCTCCTTCTCTCAAAATCACTGCATTTGTATGCTCTTCGATGCACGATGAATTCGAGCTGGCTTTCACTCAAGAAAACCTCAAGAACTTTGCTTGTGAGCTCAATTTGGCATTTGAACTCGAAATTGTAAGTATTGAGGCATTGAGCTCTGGTTCTTGGCCATTACCACTTCATGGCTCAGAGGGTGTGGCAGTTGCTGTCAATCTTCCAATTGCTTCCTTCTTGAATTCCCGTTTATCGCTTCCTTTGGTCCTGCGCTTTGTTAAGCAGCTTTCTCCCAAAATTGTGGTATCCTTGGAAAGGGGCAGTGACCGGACTGATATCCCATTTCCTCACCAAATCATTCAAGCCGTTCACTGTTACTCAAGCCTTCTTGAATCATTAGATGCTGTAAATGCAAACCTAGATGCCCTGCAAAAGATTGAGCGGTACTTGCTCCAACCAAGCATTGAAAAGATTGTAATGGGCTGCCATCTTTCTCCTAAAAGGACACCGACACCTTCTTGGAGGACTCTGTTTTTGTCATCTGGGTTCTCCCCGTTGACATTCAGCAATTTCACCGAGTCCCAAGCCGAGTGCTTGGTGCAACGGACTCCAGTTGGGGGTTTCCATGTTGAGAAGAGACAGTCTTCGCTTGTGCTCTGCTGGCAGCGGAAGGATCTCATCTCAGCCTCAGGGTGGCGGTGCTGA
- the LOC133717306 gene encoding autophagy-related protein 8f, which produces MTKSTFKQAHEFEKRRAEASRIREKYPDRIPVIVEKAERSDIPNIDKKKYLVPADLTVGQFVYVIRKRIKLSAEKAIFIFVDNVLPPTGAVMSTIYDEKKDGDGFLYVSYSGENTFG; this is translated from the exons ATGACGAAAAGCACCTTTAAGCAAGCACACGAGTTTG AGAAGAGGCGTGCTGAGGCCTCGAGGATTAGAGAGAAGTACCCAGATAGAATTCCA GTGATTGTGGAGAAGGCAGAGAGAAGTGATATTCCCAACATTGACAAGAAAAA ATACCTAGTACCAGCTGATTTGACTGTTGGTCAATTTGTCTATGTCATCCGCAAGAGAATCAAACTGAGTGCAGAAAAGGCCATCTTCATATTTGTGGACAATGTCCTCCCACCTACAG GAGCAGTAATGTCTACTATCTATGATGAAAagaaggatggtgatggatttCTATACGTTTCATACAGTGGTGAAAACACATTCGGGTAG